In Enterocloster clostridioformis, one genomic interval encodes:
- a CDS encoding dipeptidase: MRLFDLHCDTIEELKKRGEDYLNCTTQFSLRDRDKLQKAVQVMAVFVPDDIRGPEAVQFVLDYHQYMDDQVRKTGGQAELVEKITDLDRILDEGKWAFIRSIESGAALNGDLDNINRFADLNFKMLGLVWNGANELGSGPNNDTGLTAFGKEAVKRMEQVGMIVDCSHLNDAGFEDLLNIAERPFVASHSNVRACCSHPRNLTDAQFKELVRRGGLCGLNLFSRFIDDDDNGSKDYLLRHIYHMLELGGEDVIAWGGDMDGEITCDPDLSTPYGVGRFANYLLEHGIGETAVQKIFFDNAYRFFKQQVK; encoded by the coding sequence ATGAGGCTGTTTGATTTACACTGTGACACCATAGAAGAATTAAAAAAACGGGGAGAAGATTATCTTAACTGCACCACCCAGTTCTCCCTGAGAGACAGGGACAAATTACAGAAGGCTGTCCAGGTTATGGCTGTTTTCGTGCCTGATGATATCCGCGGGCCGGAGGCGGTGCAGTTCGTACTGGATTACCACCAGTACATGGACGACCAGGTGAGAAAGACCGGGGGCCAGGCTGAACTGGTGGAGAAGATCACGGACTTAGACCGGATACTGGATGAGGGAAAATGGGCCTTTATCCGATCTATTGAAAGCGGAGCCGCGCTAAACGGAGACTTAGACAACATAAACCGTTTTGCGGATTTGAATTTCAAGATGCTGGGACTGGTGTGGAACGGGGCCAATGAGCTGGGTTCAGGGCCGAACAACGATACCGGACTCACTGCCTTTGGAAAGGAAGCGGTAAAGCGCATGGAGCAGGTGGGCATGATTGTGGACTGCTCCCATCTCAACGATGCAGGGTTTGAGGATTTGTTAAACATAGCAGAGCGTCCCTTTGTGGCATCCCATTCCAATGTCAGGGCCTGCTGCAGCCATCCCAGGAACCTTACGGACGCCCAGTTTAAGGAACTTGTGCGCCGGGGAGGACTGTGCGGCCTGAACCTGTTCTCCCGGTTCATAGACGACGATGACAATGGAAGCAAGGACTATCTGCTGCGCCACATCTACCACATGCTGGAGTTAGGCGGAGAGGATGTGATAGCCTGGGGCGGGGATATGGACGGCGAGATCACCTGCGACCCCGACCTGAGCACGCCTTATGGAGTGGGACGGTTTGCGAATTATCTGTTGGAACACGGCATCGGGGAAACGGCCGTGCAGAAGATTTTCTTTGACAATGCATACCGGTTCTTTAAACAACAAGTCAAATGA
- a CDS encoding DUF6506 family protein, with amino-acid sequence MAVKKWAMVIMNAGYDPEKDMARLDLEQVETHILTVRNPDEAVALAKRLGEEGFGAIEVCGAFGEELAKKMYEAAGCKVPVGYVTTPQDQFEKALAFWS; translated from the coding sequence ATGGCAGTGAAGAAGTGGGCTATGGTAATCATGAACGCGGGCTATGACCCGGAAAAGGACATGGCGCGTCTGGACCTGGAGCAGGTTGAGACACATATCCTCACGGTGAGGAATCCCGATGAGGCAGTGGCGCTGGCAAAACGTCTGGGGGAGGAAGGCTTTGGGGCCATCGAGGTCTGCGGGGCATTCGGAGAGGAACTGGCAAAGAAAATGTATGAGGCCGCCGGATGCAAGGTTCCTGTGGGCTATGTGACCACCCCTCAGGACCAGTTTGAGAAGGCGCTGGCATTCTGGAGCTGA
- a CDS encoding YgeY family selenium metabolism-linked hydrolase, producing the protein MSMLNEKRAEELLALTTKMIQAPSYSGQENLVVDVMKKFCDEHKFTDIHVDRYGNCICHIKGSKPGPKILFDGHMDTVPVPDKTKWEHDPFGAEIVDGRMYGRGTSDMKGALSAMLAAALYYAEDANYGFPGDIYVAGVVHEECFEGVAAREISAYVKPDYVIIGEASQLNMKIGQRGRAEIVVETFGVPAHSASPHKGVNAVYKMCKVIEEINKLTPPHHDVLGDGILELVDVKSSPYPGASVVPDYCRATYDRRLLTGETKESVLAPLQELFDRMIKEDPQLKAKVSYAVGQEKCWTGETIEAERFFPGWLFDKNEDWVQNIYKEMKEIGLNPTITNYDFCTNASHYAGEAGIRCVGVGPSLETLAHTINEYIEIDQLNKVMESYYGVMKALLK; encoded by the coding sequence ATGTCAATGTTAAACGAGAAAAGGGCGGAGGAACTCCTGGCCCTCACAACCAAGATGATTCAGGCTCCCAGCTACAGCGGACAGGAGAACCTGGTAGTGGACGTCATGAAGAAATTCTGCGACGAGCACAAATTTACAGATATCCACGTGGACAGATACGGCAACTGCATCTGCCACATAAAGGGCTCCAAACCAGGGCCAAAGATTCTCTTTGACGGCCATATGGATACGGTACCCGTACCGGATAAGACAAAATGGGAGCATGACCCATTTGGCGCCGAGATAGTGGACGGCAGGATGTACGGGCGGGGAACCTCCGATATGAAGGGCGCCCTGTCCGCCATGCTGGCTGCAGCCCTGTACTATGCGGAGGATGCGAATTACGGCTTCCCGGGCGATATCTACGTGGCGGGCGTTGTCCATGAGGAGTGCTTCGAGGGCGTGGCTGCAAGGGAAATCAGCGCTTATGTGAAGCCGGATTATGTTATCATCGGCGAGGCGTCCCAGCTGAATATGAAGATTGGCCAGAGAGGCCGCGCGGAGATCGTGGTTGAAACCTTCGGCGTTCCCGCCCATTCCGCCAGCCCTCATAAGGGTGTAAACGCAGTCTACAAGATGTGCAAAGTAATTGAGGAAATCAACAAGCTGACACCTCCTCACCACGATGTGCTGGGCGACGGCATTCTGGAGCTGGTGGATGTGAAATCCTCCCCATATCCGGGCGCATCCGTTGTGCCGGATTACTGCCGCGCAACCTATGACAGACGTCTGCTCACCGGTGAGACAAAGGAGAGCGTTCTGGCTCCCTTACAGGAGCTTTTTGACCGCATGATAAAGGAAGACCCGCAGTTAAAGGCAAAGGTTTCCTACGCAGTGGGACAGGAGAAGTGCTGGACCGGCGAGACCATCGAGGCGGAGCGTTTCTTCCCGGGATGGCTCTTTGACAAGAACGAGGACTGGGTACAGAACATTTATAAGGAAATGAAGGAAATCGGCCTGAACCCAACCATCACCAACTATGATTTCTGCACCAATGCCAGCCACTATGCAGGCGAGGCGGGAATCCGCTGCGTAGGCGTAGGCCCGTCCTTAGAGACACTGGCCCACACCATCAACGAATACATTGAGATAGACCAGTTAAACAAGGTCATGGAATCCTATTACGGAGTCATGAAGGCACTGTTAAAATAA
- a CDS encoding 4Fe-4S binding protein, giving the protein MLDKSKLTGADISADFCGCHLQSPYILSSGPLCYGAEGMIKGHEAGAGAVVTKTIRLGAAINPVHHMGTVNQDSLINCEKWADSDRLNWYENEIPKTVAAGAVVIGSVGHTLKEAQAIVKNVERAGAHMIELVSYTEDTLIPMLDYTKEHVDIPVICKLSGNWPDTVGTARKCLEHGANGICAIDSIGPTLKIDIEKAAPEMLSGDGFGWMTGAAMRPIAMRYNYQIAKENPQLMNLYASGGVMKADDAIEYMMAGAMGVGVCTAGILKGVEYVEKMCYDLSKRLAELGYSSIREVNRAAHPNFPSEEHISGLKFHFTAFKEDGTTKKCVGCKKCETVCCYDARKLTFPEMTVDMDKCRCCGLCLDVCPTGALTAELAPQTEKDLALAQKSKDFYELVK; this is encoded by the coding sequence ATGTTAGATAAATCAAAATTAACCGGAGCGGATATCTCCGCAGACTTCTGCGGATGCCATCTGCAGAGCCCCTATATTCTCTCATCAGGCCCCTTATGCTACGGGGCGGAGGGAATGATTAAGGGCCATGAGGCCGGCGCGGGAGCTGTGGTGACAAAGACCATCCGCCTGGGAGCAGCCATCAACCCGGTACACCACATGGGAACCGTGAACCAGGATTCCCTGATCAACTGCGAGAAGTGGGCTGATTCCGACCGCCTGAACTGGTATGAGAACGAGATACCGAAAACCGTCGCGGCAGGAGCCGTTGTCATTGGTTCCGTGGGCCATACCTTAAAGGAGGCCCAGGCCATTGTAAAGAATGTGGAACGTGCCGGAGCCCATATGATTGAGCTGGTATCCTATACAGAGGACACCCTGATTCCCATGCTGGACTACACCAAGGAGCATGTGGACATTCCCGTTATCTGCAAGCTGTCCGGCAACTGGCCCGACACAGTGGGAACAGCCAGGAAATGTCTGGAGCACGGCGCCAACGGAATCTGCGCCATTGATTCCATCGGCCCCACGCTGAAGATTGACATTGAGAAGGCCGCGCCTGAGATGTTGAGCGGAGACGGCTTTGGCTGGATGACAGGCGCTGCCATGAGACCCATTGCCATGCGCTACAATTACCAGATAGCCAAAGAAAATCCCCAGCTTATGAACCTGTACGCATCCGGCGGAGTCATGAAGGCGGATGACGCCATCGAGTACATGATGGCGGGAGCCATGGGCGTGGGCGTCTGCACGGCCGGTATCCTTAAGGGCGTGGAGTATGTGGAGAAGATGTGCTATGACCTGTCAAAGCGCCTGGCAGAGCTGGGATACAGCTCCATCCGGGAGGTAAACAGGGCAGCTCATCCAAACTTCCCCAGTGAAGAGCATATTTCCGGCCTGAAGTTCCATTTCACAGCATTTAAGGAAGACGGCACCACAAAGAAATGCGTGGGCTGCAAAAAGTGCGAGACAGTCTGCTGCTATGACGCCAGAAAGCTCACCTTCCCGGAAATGACGGTGGATATGGATAAATGCAGGTGCTGCGGACTCTGTCTGGACGTATGTCCTACAGGCGCCCTCACGGCAGAGCTGGCTCCCCAGACAGAAAAGGACCTTGCCCTGGCTCAGAAGTCAAAGGACTTTTACGAATTGGTTAAGTAG